The following proteins are encoded in a genomic region of Protaetiibacter sp. SSC-01:
- a CDS encoding ABC transporter substrate-binding protein, whose amino-acid sequence MTSLLRTPQLTVGLAAVAVASIALTGCAGAPASAGDSDAATATSVADFGTFAELEVAAKAEGALNVIALPRDWANYGAVIDAFAAKYPEITVNESLPDISSAEEIQAAKTNEGLDTAPDVFDLGLTVALQNTDVFAPYKVQTWDDIPDALKEPSGLFVGDYGGYMSIGYDSSKFPEPESLEDLLSSDYTASVAINGDPTQAGAAFAAVGLAGVQSGGDLDDFQPGVDFFAELNKAGNLLKLDVTSATIASGETPVVFDWDYLNATHVADNPAWKVRVFPGTGYAGYYNQAINKNAPHPAAARLWQEFLYSDEGQNLWLKGGARPVRMEAMTEAGTIDAAAASALPKAPDTVVVPTEAQSTAAGKLLGEKWAAAVQ is encoded by the coding sequence CGGCCGTGGCGGTGGCGTCGATCGCCCTCACCGGCTGCGCGGGCGCACCCGCGTCGGCGGGCGACAGCGACGCCGCGACGGCGACGAGCGTCGCCGACTTCGGCACCTTCGCAGAGCTCGAGGTCGCAGCGAAGGCCGAGGGCGCGCTCAACGTCATCGCGCTTCCCCGCGACTGGGCCAACTACGGCGCGGTCATCGACGCGTTCGCGGCCAAGTACCCCGAGATCACGGTCAACGAGAGCCTGCCCGACATCTCGAGCGCCGAGGAGATCCAGGCGGCGAAGACGAACGAGGGGCTCGACACGGCACCCGACGTCTTCGACCTCGGCCTCACGGTCGCGCTCCAGAACACCGACGTGTTCGCGCCCTACAAGGTGCAGACGTGGGATGACATCCCCGACGCCCTCAAGGAGCCGAGCGGCCTCTTCGTCGGCGACTACGGCGGGTACATGTCGATCGGCTACGACTCGTCGAAGTTCCCCGAGCCGGAGTCGCTCGAGGACCTGCTGAGCTCCGACTACACGGCGTCCGTCGCCATCAACGGCGACCCGACGCAGGCGGGTGCGGCGTTCGCGGCGGTGGGACTCGCGGGCGTGCAGTCGGGCGGCGACCTCGACGACTTCCAGCCCGGCGTCGACTTCTTCGCCGAGCTCAACAAGGCGGGCAACCTCCTCAAGCTCGACGTGACGAGCGCGACGATCGCGAGCGGCGAGACCCCCGTCGTCTTCGACTGGGACTACCTCAACGCGACGCACGTGGCGGACAACCCGGCGTGGAAGGTGCGCGTCTTCCCCGGCACGGGCTACGCGGGATACTACAACCAGGCCATCAACAAGAACGCCCCGCACCCCGCGGCCGCGCGCCTGTGGCAGGAGTTCCTCTACAGCGACGAGGGTCAGAACCTGTGGTTGAAGGGCGGCGCACGCCCCGTGCGCATGGAGGCCATGACCGAGGCGGGCACGATCGACGCTGCTGCGGCATCCGCCCTGCCGAAGGCGCCCGACACCGTCGTGGTGCCGACCGAGGCCCAGTCGACCGCCGCGGGCAAGCTCCTCGGAGAGAAGTGGGCGGCCGCGGTCCAGTGA